In the genome of Caldibacillus debilis DSM 16016, the window CTTCATGACGATGGCCCAAATCCTCCTGGCGACCCGGCCGATGACGCTGTATTCCGGATCGAGGCCGTTGGAAAAGAAGAAGGACAGGTTCGGCGCGAAATCGTCCACATGCATCCCGCGGCTCAAATAATACTCCACATAGGTGAATCCGTTGGCCAGGGTGAAGGCGAGCTGGGTGATCGGGTTCGCGCCCGCCTCGGCGATATGGTAGCCGGAGATGGAAACGGAATAATAGTTCTTCACTTTGTGATCGATGAAATACTGCTGAATGTCGCCCATCATCCTTAAGGCGAACTCCGTGGAAAAAATGCACGTGTTCTGCCCCTGATCCTCCTTCAAGATATCGGCCTGGACCGTCCCCCGGACCGTCGACAGGGTCCTCGCCTTCACTTCCTCGTATTCTTCCTCCGTCAGCTTCCGGCCCAATTCCTTTTCCCTCTTTTCCACCTGCTGGTCGATGGCCGTATTCATGAACATGGCGAGCAGAATGGGAGCCGGCCCGTTGATCGTCATGGAAACGGAGGTCAGCGGATCGCACAAATCGAAGCCGGCGTACAATTTTTTCATGTCGTCCAGGGTGCAAACGCTTACGCCGCTCTCCCCGATTTTCCCGTAAATGTCCGGCCGGGTGTCGGGATCTTCCCCGTACAGGGTGACCGAATCGAAGGCGGTGGAAAGGCGTTTCGCCCGGTCGTCCTTGCACAGGTAATGGAACCGGCGGTTCGTCCGTTCCGGCGTCCCTTCCCCGGCAAATTGCCGCTTCGGGTCCTCCTCCTTCCGCTTGAAGGGGAAAACCCCGGCGGTATAGGGGAAAGCCCCCGGCACATTTTCTTTATAGACCCAGCGCAAAATTTCCCCGTAATCCTTAAACTTCGGCAGGGCCACCTTCGGGATGAAAAGCCCGGAGAGGGTTTCGCTCTTCAATTCGGTGACGATCTCCCGGCCGCGGATTTGGGTGACGAACCGGTCGCCGTTGTATTTTTCTTTCAAATCCTCCCAGTTTTCCAAGATCCGCTTCGATTCCGGAGACAGCTTTTCCTCCGTCTCCTTCCGCATCTTTTCCAGTTCTTCGATGACGAGGGGATTCGTCTTCCTTTCCCTGGCCAGGGCCAGCGCCCCTTCGATTTGGAACAGCCGGCGGGCGATCCGTACCTGCTCCTCCGCCCTTTTATGGTAATTCCGGACCGTGTCGGCGATCTCCCGCAAATAATAACGGCGGTTCGGGGGAATGATCACATGCCGGTTCCGGACATCCTCATTTCCGGAGTAACGGGTTTTGTAGCTCGTGCCGAAGGTTTCATTGATCTTGTCCACCAGCGCCTTGAACAAGTTGTTCACGCCCGGGTCGTTGAATTGGCTGGCGATCGTTCCGTAAACCGGCATTTCTTCGTAGCTCCGGCCGAACAGGCCGCGGCTTCGTTGATATTGCTTCTGCACAAGGCGTTTCGCGTCCTCGGAACCCGTCCGGTCAAATTTGTTGATGACGACAAAATCGGCATAATCGATCATGTCGATCTTTTCCAGCTGGGACGGCGCGCCGAACTCGCTGGTCATCACATACAGGGAAATGTCGCTGATCGCAGCGATTTCCGCGTCCCCTTGGCCGATGCCGCTCGTCTCGACGATGATCAAATCAAAATCCGCCGCTTTGACGATCGACAGGGCGTCCTTGATCGCCAAAGAAAGTTCGCTCCGCGACTTTCTCGTGGCCAGGCTGCGCATGTAAACCCGGGGATTGAAAATGGCGTTCATGCGGATCCGGTCCCCGAGCAGCGCCCCGCCGGTCTTTTGTTTCGTCGGGTCAACGGAGAGAATGGCGATCTTCATAGCTTGGATTTCATTGAGGAACCGGCGGACGAGTTCGTCCGTCAAAGAGCTTTTTCCCGCTCCCCCGGTGCCGGTAATGCCGAGCACCGGAATCTTTTTTTCCATGCGTTTGATTTCCTGCAAAACCGCCGGCGTCTCCCCCGGCTCCTTCCCGGTTTCCAGCTCGGCCAAGGTGATCAGTCTGGCGATCACCCGCGGGTCGCCCCTTTTCAATTCCTCCGGCCGGAAGGAAATTTTTCCGGAGACCGTCGGGAAATCGCATTTTTCCAGCATGTAATTGATCATGCCTTGCAGCCCCATCTTCCTCCCGTCATCGGGGGAAAAAATCTTTTCGATGCCGTATTCTTCCAGCTCGCGGATCTCCCTCGGGATGATCACGCCGCCGCCGCCGCCGAAAATCTTGATGTGGGAAGCGCCCTTTTCCCGGAGCAGATCGTACATGTATTTGAAAAATTCCATATGCCCGCCTTGATAGGATGAAACGGCGATGCCCTGCACATCTTCCTGGATGGCGGCGCTGACGATTTCCTCCACGGAACGGTTATGACCGAGGTGGATCACCTCCGCTCCGCTCGCCTGGAGGATGCGCCTCATGATGTTGATCGCCGCGTCATGGCCGTCAAAAAGGCTTGAAGCGGTCACGAAACGGACCGGATGTTTCGGTTTGTAAACCTCCGGCTGATGATCTTCCGTTTTATAAGCCTCCGTTGCCATCGCTTTCTCCTCCCCTTTGTCCGTCGTCGGTCGCGATTCCGTTTTTTCCGGATTTGCCGGTGATCCCGGCTTTTCGCTTCCCCTTTGTAATGGAAAAATACCCCTTTGTCTGACCTTTTGGAAGCGGGTCCGACGGGAAGCCAAAAACCTCCTTAAGACCCGCAATTTGCAGTCCGGATCCGATCGGGCCAGCCCGTTTTTGCTTGCTCACCGCTTATGACCCGCAATTTACCAGTCCGGATCCCTTGGAAACGGTTCGATCCGGTGGAAACCCCGTGCCCCTTCCTTTGCCTTCCCCGCGGAAATCCCATGACCCGGCGGAAGGTTTTTTTCATGGTTTTCGGCGTTCATCCCTTGATCCGGCGGACGGGTTTTAGCCGCCGCAAGATTCCGGAAAAGGGACGTGCCCTCCTTTCCCCGCAGGCGCCTTACCCCTTTTTCGGCGGATCCGGGCACAGGGCGTTGAGCAAAAAACGGGTTTGCAGCTCGGTGTATTCCTCCAACGTATATTGCTTTCTTAACGCCCAGCGGCGGAAGGCCCACATCTGCCCTTGGACGACGATGTTATGGGCGGCAAGCCGCACGGCCGGTTCCGGGACGTCCAATCCTTCACTCCGGACGAAGGCGCGGATCATGTCGACGAAAATCTCCACCATCTCCAGCTCTTTGTTCAGCACATGGGGCAGGGCTTCCTTCGACAAGGATTTCGCCTCCTGGTACATGACCAGGACCTCGTCCTGCATTTCATCCATGATCTTGAAATAAGCGGCGATCCCCTTTTTTAACGTTTCCGCGGTCACCCGCCGATACTGCAGCCGCCCGCGGAGCCGCCATTGCACCTCATCGTAAATCTGGTCGCAAACGAGGTACAAAATGTCCTCCTTTTTCCGGATGTATTCATAGAGGGTACCGATGCTGAAACCGGAGGCATGGGCGATCTCCCGCGTCGTCGCCCGGTGGAATCCCTTTTCTTTGAACAGGGATACGGCCCCCTTGATCATTTGTTCCCTTCGGATCCGGATCAATTCTTCGTTTTTCACCGTAGCCTGGACTTCCTGTTTATTCGGCAAAGACAGCACCAACCTTCTCTAAAAATCGCTTGTTCCCGCCGCCGGCCCGTCACAGCATTCTGGAAATGACGAGCCGCTGGATTTCCTGGGTTCCTTCGTAGATCTGGGTGATCTTCGCGTCGCGCATGAAGCGCTCCACCGGGTACTCCTTCGTATAGCCGTAGCCGCCGAAGATCTGCACCGCTTCCGTCGTCACTTTCATCGCCGTATCGCCGGCGAACAATTTGGCCATGGCGGAAGCCTTTCCGTAGGGCAGGCCGTTGGATTCGAGCCAGGCCGCCTGGTAGGTCAACAA includes:
- the icmF gene encoding fused isobutyryl-CoA mutase/GTPase IcmF, with protein sequence MATEAYKTEDHQPEVYKPKHPVRFVTASSLFDGHDAAINIMRRILQASGAEVIHLGHNRSVEEIVSAAIQEDVQGIAVSSYQGGHMEFFKYMYDLLREKGASHIKIFGGGGGVIIPREIRELEEYGIEKIFSPDDGRKMGLQGMINYMLEKCDFPTVSGKISFRPEELKRGDPRVIARLITLAELETGKEPGETPAVLQEIKRMEKKIPVLGITGTGGAGKSSLTDELVRRFLNEIQAMKIAILSVDPTKQKTGGALLGDRIRMNAIFNPRVYMRSLATRKSRSELSLAIKDALSIVKAADFDLIIVETSGIGQGDAEIAAISDISLYVMTSEFGAPSQLEKIDMIDYADFVVINKFDRTGSEDAKRLVQKQYQRSRGLFGRSYEEMPVYGTIASQFNDPGVNNLFKALVDKINETFGTSYKTRYSGNEDVRNRHVIIPPNRRYYLREIADTVRNYHKRAEEQVRIARRLFQIEGALALARERKTNPLVIEELEKMRKETEEKLSPESKRILENWEDLKEKYNGDRFVTQIRGREIVTELKSETLSGLFIPKVALPKFKDYGEILRWVYKENVPGAFPYTAGVFPFKRKEEDPKRQFAGEGTPERTNRRFHYLCKDDRAKRLSTAFDSVTLYGEDPDTRPDIYGKIGESGVSVCTLDDMKKLYAGFDLCDPLTSVSMTINGPAPILLAMFMNTAIDQQVEKREKELGRKLTEEEYEEVKARTLSTVRGTVQADILKEDQGQNTCIFSTEFALRMMGDIQQYFIDHKVKNYYSVSISGYHIAEAGANPITQLAFTLANGFTYVEYYLSRGMHVDDFAPNLSFFFSNGLDPEYSVIGRVARRIWAIVMKEKYGANERSQKLKYHIQTSGRSLHAQEIDFNDIRTTLQALMAIYDNCNSLHTNAYDEAITTPTEESVRRAMAIQLIITKEYGLAKNENPLQGSFIIEELTDLVEEAVLMEFERINDRGGVLGAMESQYQRGKIQDESMLYETKKHSGELPIIGVNTFLNPNREAEEELDELPLARATKEEKDLQIKNLREFQEKHKGEAEAALERLKETARSGGNIFAELMETVKVASLGQITKALYEVGGQYRRNI
- a CDS encoding TetR/AcrR family transcriptional regulator, which codes for MPNKQEVQATVKNEELIRIRREQMIKGAVSLFKEKGFHRATTREIAHASGFSIGTLYEYIRKKEDILYLVCDQIYDEVQWRLRGRLQYRRVTAETLKKGIAAYFKIMDEMQDEVLVMYQEAKSLSKEALPHVLNKELEMVEIFVDMIRAFVRSEGLDVPEPAVRLAAHNIVVQGQMWAFRRWALRKQYTLEEYTELQTRFLLNALCPDPPKKG